Proteins encoded within one genomic window of Balaenoptera ricei isolate mBalRic1 chromosome 10, mBalRic1.hap2, whole genome shotgun sequence:
- the ARHGDIB gene encoding rho GDP-dissociation inhibitor 2, which translates to MTEKAPEPHLEEEEEELDGKLNYKPPPQKSLKELQEMDKDDESLTKYKKTLLGDGPVVADPTAPNVTVTRLTLVCESAPGPITMDLTGDLEALKKETFVLKEGVEYRVKINFKVNKDIVSGLKYVQHTYRTGVKVDKATFMVGSYGPRPEEYEFLTPTEEAPKGMLARGTYHNKSFFTDDDKHDHLTWEWSLSIKKDWTE; encoded by the exons ATGACTGAAAAGGCCCCAGAACCacacctggaggaggaggaggaggagctggatgGCAAGCTCAATTACAAGCCTCCACCACAGAAGTCCCTGAAGGAGCTGCAGGAGATGGACAAAGATGATGAAAGTCTAACTAAGTACAAGAAAACGCTCCTGGGGGACGGTCCTGTGgtagcag ACCCAACAGCCCCCAATGTCACTGTCACCCGTCTTACCCTGGTTTGTGAAAGTGCCCCAGGACCAATCACCATGGACCTCACTG GGGATCTGGAAGCCCTCAAAAAAGAAACCTTTGTGCTAAAGGAAGGTGTTGAATATAGAGTCAAAATTAACTTCAAA GTGAACAAGGATATTGTGTCAGGACTGAAATATGTTCAACACACCTACCGGACTGGGGTGAAAG tgGATAAAGCAACATTCATGGTTGGCAGCTACGGACCTCGGCCAGAGGAGTATGAGTTTCTGACTCCAACTGAGGAGGCCCCCAAGGGCATGCTGGCTCGAGGCACTTACCACAACAAATCCTTCTTCACAGATGATGACAAGCACGACCACCTTACCTGGGAGTGGAGCCTGTCCATCAAGAAGGACTGGACAGAATGA